A genomic stretch from Tribolium castaneum strain GA2 chromosome 6, icTriCast1.1, whole genome shotgun sequence includes:
- the LOC103314027 gene encoding uncharacterized protein LOC103314027: MLALLPFIVGAAFCADSGPVGPITLYELKNCEPDINNIDLDVKLETESDGSNSLTASFTIPEDFGEEVQFRVVADKWENDDWKRNVWSMNPASFLKFTNENIEKTWANFREAIGPKIEDPMKVPKGEYKLDKHQQDWHDVELSQVIYGRFLATVYLIVNGEEFACLQAELETFEDE, encoded by the exons ATGCTCGCTCTCCTCCCGTTCATTGTCGGAGCCGCGTTTTGCGCTGAC TCGGGCCCTGTGGGCCCGATCACACTTTACGAGTTGAAAAATTGTGAACCCGACATCAATAACATCGATCTAGACGTGAAACTGGAGACGGAATCGGACGGAAGTAACAGCCTGACGGCCTCCTTCACGATTCCCGAGGACTTTGGCGAAGAGGTCCAA TTTCGTGTGGTGGCCGACAAGTGGGAGAATGACGACTGGAAGAGGAACGTGTGGAGTATGAATCCGGCCTCCTTTCTCAAATTTACTAACGAGAACATTGAGAAGACTTGGGCCAATTTCCGAGAGGCGATTGGGCCGAAAATTGAGGACCCGATGAAGGTGCCAAAG gGGGAGTATAAACTGGACAAGCACCAACAAGACTGGCATGACGTGGAGTTGTCTCAAGTGATTTATGGCAGGTTTTTGGCCACGGTTTACTTGATTGTCAATGGGGAGGAGTTTGCCTGTCTTCAGGCCGAGTTGGAGACCTTCGAGGACGAATAA